The Candidatus Thorarchaeota archaeon genome has a segment encoding these proteins:
- a CDS encoding DUF2029 domain-containing protein, which produces MVTMDITTWKRYPDLIVVLSIVINVVLVIFLRLAGSRMYPFFFLFYIWVAIYAVFLATVLFWQRRNQQPLITGRISIALTLVLLIIVRFIFLGQTETISLDMFWYLDFGKFMLMGKLPYSGFYFPYPPFFAYFIYAISLVAPTIDSFRVLATLADVGVAFLLWKLAVRHANEQWASLVVLAYALLPVSVIESGWNGHFEPLANLFLLLAIWFMLSEKSIMSGMSLGLGTATKIYPGLLFPIILFYFHGWRNRLKFTFSTVITGVITYLPILFLSATEASHESSFAVGGASTTIASFSLPLFLNGVVASITPVTVLIGVSVLIGIVTVYRFSSHPNKTDCTSPYYWTVLLLGITLVLLGLFVGLYPLFPQSRFVFWRYPLDIGVVRGVTTLSVGLVVIGISFKHWWRKSTEPIDHLSLLFLVSATILLLLTLSRNVFYGWYLLWSLPLFFLNKKRTLALTIILCLLLLYPSYTHDNFQSLGYNEPHQWTDDLSSTEGWSIFVNTSASAVNRSQLSASVSTDATELHFGFNASLVKNSTLLQNVSISYTKHVLFSFNDESEFAVRVASAWDPTFGAYAEFSLSFVGMNANNESINGTIVPRTTLFTNLTTVLWRYAFLTENPLEDGGVVQSLTITVYPLQSVSSEYVIDQMYTTYAGPINPLYFLTIPNLVAISLIAYVILRYESDEEQDESVVC; this is translated from the coding sequence ATGGTCACAATGGACATTACTACATGGAAACGATATCCCGATCTCATAGTTGTATTGTCTATTGTGATCAACGTCGTGCTTGTCATATTTCTCCGACTGGCTGGAAGCCGAATGTACCCCTTCTTTTTCCTGTTCTATATCTGGGTCGCCATCTATGCTGTTTTTTTGGCTACAGTTCTCTTTTGGCAACGGAGGAACCAGCAACCTCTCATCACAGGTCGCATATCCATTGCGCTCACTCTTGTTCTCCTTATCATTGTCCGATTCATATTTCTTGGCCAGACCGAGACCATCTCTCTTGATATGTTCTGGTATCTTGATTTTGGTAAGTTCATGTTAATGGGGAAACTTCCCTACTCGGGTTTCTATTTTCCCTATCCTCCCTTTTTCGCCTACTTTATCTACGCGATCTCACTGGTTGCTCCCACAATCGACAGTTTTCGTGTGCTTGCGACTCTTGCTGATGTTGGTGTGGCCTTTCTGTTATGGAAATTGGCAGTACGGCACGCGAATGAACAGTGGGCTTCACTTGTAGTTCTTGCCTATGCATTGCTCCCCGTGTCCGTTATCGAGTCGGGTTGGAATGGGCATTTTGAACCACTTGCAAATTTGTTTCTTCTACTTGCTATATGGTTCATGCTCAGTGAGAAGTCGATCATGTCGGGTATGTCATTGGGTCTTGGTACTGCCACAAAGATCTATCCGGGGCTTCTATTTCCGATTATACTCTTCTATTTCCATGGCTGGCGTAATCGTTTGAAATTTACCTTTAGTACAGTGATCACAGGTGTGATTACTTATCTTCCTATCCTATTCTTATCCGCCACAGAGGCGAGTCATGAATCGTCATTCGCTGTTGGTGGTGCCTCCACAACGATTGCTTCTTTCTCATTGCCCTTGTTTCTGAATGGTGTGGTTGCAAGTATTACTCCCGTCACGGTGCTCATAGGTGTGAGTGTTCTGATTGGAATTGTTACGGTGTATAGGTTTTCGTCACATCCAAACAAGACTGATTGCACCTCTCCTTATTATTGGACTGTATTGTTGCTTGGGATCACCCTTGTTCTTCTAGGACTTTTTGTGGGACTCTATCCGTTATTTCCACAGTCCCGTTTTGTCTTCTGGAGATATCCTCTTGATATCGGTGTGGTGCGCGGAGTCACAACTCTCTCAGTTGGTCTGGTGGTCATTGGAATATCGTTCAAACACTGGTGGCGGAAATCGACTGAACCGATAGATCACCTCTCTTTACTGTTCCTTGTGTCTGCGACCATTCTACTCCTCCTTACTCTCTCACGGAATGTATTCTATGGCTGGTACCTCTTATGGTCCCTCCCGTTGTTCTTTCTGAACAAAAAACGAACCCTTGCACTCACCATCATCTTATGTCTTCTTCTTCTCTATCCGAGTTATACACACGACAACTTTCAATCCTTGGGATACAATGAGCCACATCAGTGGACTGATGATCTCTCATCTACCGAGGGCTGGTCAATTTTTGTCAATACCTCGGCAAGTGCAGTCAATCGTTCTCAATTGTCTGCCAGTGTTTCTACTGATGCTACCGAATTGCATTTTGGGTTCAACGCCTCTCTTGTCAAGAATTCAACCCTACTGCAAAACGTTAGTATCTCCTATACGAAGCATGTTCTCTTTTCGTTTAACGACGAATCGGAATTTGCTGTGCGTGTTGCCTCAGCCTGGGATCCCACATTTGGGGCCTATGCAGAGTTCTCTCTCTCGTTTGTCGGAATGAATGCCAATAATGAATCTATTAATGGGACCATTGTGCCACGTACAACACTGTTTACGAATCTCACGACGGTGCTGTGGCGCTATGCATTTCTCACAGAGAATCCACTAGAAGATGGCGGTGTTGTTCAGAGTCTGACTATCACAGTTTATCCGCTTCAATCCGTAAGTTCGGAATACGTGATTGATCAGATGTATACCACTTATGCGGGACCCATTAACCCTCTCTATTTTCTGACCATCCCCAATCTCGTGGCTATCTCATTAATAGCGTACGTAATTCTGCGGTATGAATCGGATGAGGAACAAGATGAAAGTGTTGTATGTTAA
- a CDS encoding 2,3-bisphosphoglycerate-independent phosphoglycerate mutase → MTDKRTAILVVLDGAGDRLIPELGGRTAFQAAKTPTLDRLAREGQTGLMDVIGRGMTPGSDTAHLALFGYDPSTTYPGRGPLEALGAGMDSQPGDVAFRANFGTVESDLTVIDRRAGRDISQEEGRVLQEALDGMQIEDVTVRFVHTVEHRGALVLRGAGLSADISDVDPHEVGKQVLTAEPLDPAAEKTARVVNTFVRESYKRLKDLEVNQQRISRGRPPANIVLLRGPGKHQDIPTMKKRYGIKAAVLAGGALYIGTARYVGMDHIHVDGQTGTIDTNFDNIAAKAIETIQSGYDYVFIHIKATDNASHDHDYKQKVLAIERTDAMLGKILSAVEDSVVVAVTADHTTPVSVGEHTCDPVPIVLWSNFIRPDDVTAFSEIDAAHGALGYLRGLDVTPLLLGYAGHIHKFGS, encoded by the coding sequence ATGACTGACAAGCGAACCGCAATACTTGTCGTGCTTGATGGTGCCGGAGACCGTTTAATCCCGGAACTTGGAGGCCGTACCGCCTTTCAAGCTGCAAAGACCCCCACTTTAGATCGGCTTGCCCGTGAGGGGCAGACTGGTCTCATGGATGTCATTGGGCGTGGCATGACCCCTGGAAGTGATACTGCGCATCTTGCTCTCTTTGGGTATGACCCCTCGACGACCTATCCCGGGCGTGGACCGCTGGAGGCTCTCGGGGCAGGGATGGACTCTCAGCCGGGTGATGTCGCGTTCCGAGCGAACTTTGGCACGGTGGAATCGGATCTTACTGTAATTGATCGCCGGGCGGGACGTGACATCTCTCAAGAAGAGGGGCGAGTCCTTCAGGAGGCCCTTGATGGAATGCAGATCGAGGACGTGACGGTTCGCTTTGTCCATACAGTCGAACATCGTGGGGCTCTTGTTCTTCGAGGTGCAGGACTGTCGGCCGATATCAGTGATGTTGACCCTCATGAGGTCGGGAAACAGGTCTTAACGGCAGAACCTCTAGACCCTGCGGCTGAGAAGACTGCTCGGGTCGTCAATACATTTGTCCGCGAGAGCTACAAGCGCCTTAAGGACTTGGAAGTGAATCAACAGCGTATCAGTCGTGGAAGACCTCCGGCCAATATTGTGTTGCTGCGCGGACCCGGAAAGCACCAAGACATTCCCACTATGAAAAAGCGGTATGGTATCAAGGCGGCTGTACTTGCTGGAGGTGCTCTCTACATTGGTACTGCGCGATATGTTGGAATGGATCATATTCATGTAGACGGTCAGACAGGTACAATTGATACCAACTTTGACAACATCGCGGCCAAGGCTATCGAAACCATTCAGTCCGGGTATGACTACGTTTTCATTCACATCAAGGCGACTGACAATGCGAGCCATGATCACGATTACAAACAAAAGGTTCTGGCTATCGAACGTACCGATGCCATGCTGGGCAAGATTCTGAGTGCAGTCGAGGACTCGGTCGTTGTTGCTGTGACTGCGGATCATACGACTCCGGTTTCGGTCGGTGAACATACCTGCGATCCCGTTCCCATAGTACTCTGGAGCAATTTCATTCGTCCCGATGATGTCACTGCCTTCTCTGAGATTGATGCCGCTCATGGTGCTCTCGGGTATCTGCGTGGACTGGATGTGACTCCACTTCTGCTAGGCTATGCTGGCCACATTCACAAGTTTGGCTCGTAG
- the pyk gene encoding pyruvate kinase, producing the protein MIFDRTRSKIVCTIGPASRLREVLEGMIEAGMDVARLNMSHADHPTAKKTFNLIRSIDDTIPILFDLQGPKIRIGELKAPVTLTRGDELILSTENFVGDGHRVSVSHKEMPQDVKVGDTIAVNDGIVRLRVKEIRGEEIVTEVTHGGPISSRKGVNVPGIKLSCGIPTEQDLRDLDLAAELEPDLIALSFVTSPEEIRRIRGVLDANGPRDASIISKIEHILAVENFDAIVKESQGIMIARGDLGIEVPIEDVPVLQRELIKKANMWARPVIVATHMLESMTHEQMPTRAEVSDVAHAILDRADAVMLSGETAVGEDPVGVVVMMNKIVKRVEETLPPIDPLTITSPRKMIVEIIGTLVYNTVCLIPEKVGGIITATRSGFTARWISKYRPPVHIFAVTANVRVMRRSRLLWGVHPVYYEQDIDNVDDLVKETVRIAYKQGLIEKDKDVVFTSGTRHIPGRTNIMALFHVRDLVE; encoded by the coding sequence ATGATATTCGATAGAACACGGTCCAAGATAGTATGTACAATAGGTCCAGCCTCGAGATTACGTGAAGTGCTAGAGGGAATGATAGAAGCAGGAATGGACGTTGCAAGACTCAACATGTCGCACGCAGATCATCCGACCGCAAAGAAGACGTTCAACCTCATTCGTTCTATCGATGACACCATTCCAATACTCTTTGATCTGCAGGGTCCAAAGATTCGGATTGGCGAACTCAAGGCACCAGTCACACTCACCCGTGGAGATGAATTGATCCTCTCAACAGAGAACTTTGTTGGCGATGGTCACAGGGTCTCTGTATCTCATAAGGAGATGCCCCAAGATGTTAAAGTTGGTGACACCATAGCGGTCAATGATGGAATCGTCAGGCTTAGGGTCAAAGAGATTCGGGGGGAGGAGATTGTGACAGAGGTCACTCATGGGGGACCGATCTCAAGCCGAAAAGGAGTCAATGTACCGGGAATCAAACTCTCTTGCGGTATTCCCACCGAGCAGGACCTCCGAGACCTCGATCTCGCTGCGGAATTGGAACCAGACCTCATCGCACTGTCCTTTGTGACCAGTCCGGAAGAGATACGCCGCATCAGAGGAGTCCTTGATGCAAATGGCCCACGGGATGCCAGCATTATCAGTAAGATCGAGCATATACTGGCCGTCGAGAATTTTGATGCAATCGTCAAAGAGTCACAAGGTATTATGATTGCCCGTGGAGACCTCGGCATTGAGGTCCCAATCGAAGATGTTCCAGTATTGCAAAGAGAACTCATCAAAAAAGCAAACATGTGGGCGCGTCCGGTCATTGTTGCAACGCATATGCTGGAGTCAATGACTCATGAACAGATGCCGACCCGTGCAGAGGTGAGCGATGTAGCGCATGCAATCTTAGATCGAGCCGATGCAGTGATGCTCAGCGGGGAGACCGCAGTGGGGGAGGATCCTGTAGGCGTTGTCGTAATGATGAACAAGATAGTCAAGCGAGTTGAGGAAACCCTTCCACCAATCGATCCTCTCACAATAACGTCACCAAGGAAGATGATTGTGGAGATCATCGGCACTCTGGTGTACAATACTGTTTGTCTTATCCCCGAAAAGGTCGGAGGCATCATCACTGCGACACGAAGTGGATTCACTGCAAGATGGATCTCCAAGTACCGGCCACCAGTTCATATCTTTGCCGTGACTGCGAATGTACGAGTGATGAGGCGTTCTCGACTACTATGGGGTGTGCATCCAGTCTATTACGAGCAGGACATCGACAACGTGGACGATCTCGTTAAAGAAACGGTGCGAATCGCGTACAAACAAGGACTTATTGAGAAGGACAAAGATGTCGTATTTACTTCTGGGACCAGACACATTCCCGGCAGAACAAACATTATGGCACTGTTTCATGTTCGTGACCTTGTGGAATGA
- a CDS encoding polyprenol monophosphomannose synthase, which yields MRCSVIIPTLNEEGNIQQLIESIYAQLSPDETDIYIVDDDSKDRTQEIVTTLTRKYPRLHLIVRKGERGLGTAVRLGATHVPDGPVVVMDADFSHDPRFIPALLKKVREGFDIVVGSRYVTGGRIIGWTGLRIAISKGATMIARILLRVPLKDPMSGFVACSSPKILVDSIKLADYKLLLEIVARNKNLRVTEVPIAFRDRTRGQSKLGSRTLFLYVLLVFRLLFMRQS from the coding sequence ATGAGATGTTCTGTGATTATCCCCACCCTCAACGAGGAAGGTAACATTCAGCAGTTGATTGAATCGATATATGCGCAATTGAGTCCTGATGAGACAGACATCTATATCGTTGATGATGATAGTAAGGATCGGACACAAGAGATAGTCACTACTCTAACTCGCAAGTATCCGCGGCTTCACCTGATCGTGCGAAAGGGGGAACGTGGTCTCGGAACAGCCGTCCGTTTGGGGGCAACCCATGTTCCTGATGGCCCTGTTGTTGTCATGGATGCGGACTTCTCTCATGATCCACGCTTTATTCCCGCATTACTGAAAAAGGTCCGAGAGGGCTTTGATATCGTGGTTGGATCAAGGTATGTTACTGGTGGTCGAATTATCGGCTGGACGGGCCTACGAATTGCTATCAGCAAAGGTGCAACGATGATTGCTCGAATCCTTCTCCGTGTGCCACTGAAAGATCCAATGAGCGGTTTCGTGGCATGCAGTTCGCCCAAGATCCTTGTTGACAGTATCAAGCTCGCAGATTACAAACTCCTGCTTGAGATTGTGGCACGAAATAAGAACTTGCGAGTGACCGAGGTGCCTATCGCTTTTCGGGATCGAACAAGGGGTCAGAGCAAGCTCGGGAGTCGAACCCTCTTTCTTTATGTACTTCTAGTATTTCGATTACTGTTTATGCGGCAGAGTTAA
- a CDS encoding HypC/HybG/HupF family hydrogenase formation chaperone — translation MIKMCLAVPGLVLAIDGDYAEVDFGDVKRRVCVTLLPNLKVGEYVIVHTGYAIESMKPEEAKKTLALFEEMARISEGQK, via the coding sequence ATGATTAAAATGTGTCTTGCAGTGCCTGGTCTTGTCTTGGCTATCGATGGCGATTACGCAGAGGTCGATTTTGGTGACGTGAAGAGGCGTGTCTGTGTGACCCTTCTGCCCAACCTCAAAGTCGGAGAATATGTGATTGTCCACACTGGTTATGCGATTGAGAGCATGAAACCCGAAGAGGCAAAGAAGACACTCGCACTGTTCGAGGAGATGGCACGGATCTCTGAAGGCCAAAAATAA
- a CDS encoding glycosyltransferase family 4 protein — translation MMPSGRIQNLTIFVEHFPPFLGSDRTIFELARRVADRGIHVHFIATQPLRYLVGGRPDDWPYKKNWSGHPKTVHPNITAEYLLVNKHMESMWHRWPPLALLLTIFLFTLYSLRPIIRHHSDLVIAAHATPICGVVAFISAKLTFRKLLMGCPDWMSAYAAGLIGSSMSSLGPVLLQLLETRLYKWSDRVVTVTKHLKRLLVASGVPARKIAVIPNGVDPDLFSPSVDTYEIKRKYRLEDVCVVFFSGHLEEWAGLSVLYDLAIRLDEEYPESRLLLVGSGDSIVTLFERLVKKNLGHMLIHAGLHPYKDMPKFTAAADISLCIFPDTPVAHAASPLKIFEYMASGSAIVATALAGTREVLQEDAGILVPPDNTDALCSAVIRLCKDRDLRKQMGQRARQLAETQFSWKHLAKCFADECYRAVALA, via the coding sequence ATGATGCCCTCTGGTCGGATACAAAACCTCACAATTTTTGTTGAACACTTTCCACCTTTTCTGGGATCCGATCGGACCATATTCGAGCTTGCCCGGCGTGTTGCAGACCGTGGAATTCATGTCCATTTCATTGCGACCCAACCACTACGTTACCTTGTGGGAGGACGGCCTGATGACTGGCCTTACAAGAAAAATTGGTCCGGCCACCCTAAGACCGTCCATCCTAATATCACGGCCGAATATCTTCTTGTCAATAAGCATATGGAATCGATGTGGCACAGATGGCCCCCCTTGGCCCTTTTGTTGACAATCTTCCTATTCACGCTCTATTCTTTGCGCCCAATCATCCGTCACCACAGTGATCTTGTTATTGCTGCACATGCTACTCCCATCTGCGGTGTAGTTGCATTTATCTCTGCAAAATTGACTTTCAGGAAACTTTTGATGGGCTGCCCTGACTGGATGTCAGCTTACGCAGCTGGGCTCATCGGTTCATCAATGAGCAGCCTAGGTCCGGTCTTGCTTCAACTACTTGAAACTCGGCTCTACAAGTGGTCTGATCGAGTGGTGACTGTGACCAAGCATCTCAAGCGTCTGCTTGTTGCTAGTGGTGTGCCGGCTCGGAAAATAGCCGTCATTCCGAATGGTGTTGATCCTGACCTGTTTTCGCCCTCTGTTGACACATATGAGATCAAGCGTAAATATCGCCTCGAAGATGTATGTGTCGTCTTCTTCTCAGGCCATCTTGAGGAGTGGGCCGGTTTGTCTGTACTATATGATCTTGCGATTCGACTCGATGAGGAATATCCTGAATCGCGTCTTCTACTTGTTGGTTCTGGTGACTCGATTGTGACGCTCTTTGAACGGCTGGTGAAAAAGAATCTTGGTCATATGCTAATTCATGCGGGATTGCATCCATACAAGGATATGCCCAAGTTCACAGCAGCAGCAGACATTTCACTATGTATCTTTCCTGACACTCCCGTGGCACATGCGGCCTCCCCTCTCAAGATCTTTGAGTACATGGCATCTGGATCAGCCATTGTCGCAACTGCACTGGCTGGCACTCGCGAGGTATTGCAAGAGGATGCAGGTATTCTTGTTCCCCCTGATAATACGGATGCATTATGTTCAGCTGTCATCAGACTTTGTAAAGACAGGGATTTACGTAAACAGATGGGACAGAGGGCTCGGCAGCTTGCTGAGACCCAATTTTCATGGAAACATCTTGCGAAGTGCTTTGCTGATGAGTGCTATCGTGCAGTTGCATTGGCCTAG
- a CDS encoding radical SAM protein gives MSRLVSDGFIRGSVFIVLLTRDADSIHNMWRYLRPDASAIWHDSEIIRRLSRYKGIIDGTRWPKYQLAKDIKCPIGLDLSTDELWSMHTKLSAEFRDYVLSVDQGDERRKCDDDSTPSFLDLKVELANRMLRSCYFCERNCGVDRSRGEMGWCRLGSESRVASAFLHTGEEAPLVPSGTIFFASCCFGCVFCQNDDISTNPYAGRVVSPSELARLADSLAQDGALNINYVGGDPIPNTHTILASLVHQTADVTQLWNSNLYCSEDTMRLLMDVFDVWLPDFKYGNDACALRLSGVPKYFEVVSRNHLMAYQSGEVIIRHLVMPNHLECCTYPILDWVAKNMPNCLVNIMGQYRPEHKVRRSPQKYPDIARFVRREEVQAARDYATDLGICWSPVS, from the coding sequence GTGTCACGCTTGGTAAGTGATGGTTTCATCAGAGGCTCAGTCTTCATAGTTCTTTTAACACGAGATGCCGATAGTATTCACAATATGTGGCGTTATCTGCGACCTGATGCTTCTGCAATATGGCACGACTCAGAGATCATACGTCGGTTGAGTCGATACAAGGGAATCATCGATGGTACGCGGTGGCCCAAATATCAACTTGCTAAAGATATCAAGTGCCCGATAGGTCTAGACCTGTCTACTGATGAATTATGGTCCATGCATACCAAGCTCTCCGCCGAGTTCAGAGACTATGTTCTCTCTGTGGACCAAGGTGATGAGCGCAGAAAGTGCGATGATGACTCCACCCCTAGCTTCTTAGATCTCAAGGTCGAGCTTGCTAATCGTATGCTCAGGTCCTGCTATTTCTGTGAGCGAAACTGCGGTGTGGATCGTTCTCGGGGTGAGATGGGCTGGTGTCGTCTTGGTTCCGAGTCCAGAGTGGCATCGGCATTTCTTCATACAGGGGAGGAGGCGCCCCTCGTTCCCAGTGGCACGATCTTCTTTGCCTCTTGTTGCTTTGGTTGTGTCTTCTGTCAGAATGATGATATCTCAACAAATCCTTACGCTGGGCGGGTTGTATCCCCATCGGAACTGGCACGACTTGCAGATTCACTTGCCCAAGATGGAGCTCTGAACATAAACTATGTCGGTGGCGATCCAATTCCTAACACTCATACGATCTTGGCCTCTCTTGTGCATCAGACTGCTGATGTGACTCAGCTCTGGAACTCCAACCTCTACTGCTCTGAGGATACAATGCGTCTGCTCATGGATGTGTTTGATGTGTGGCTTCCGGATTTCAAGTACGGGAATGATGCGTGTGCTCTTCGCCTGTCAGGAGTCCCCAAGTATTTTGAAGTCGTGTCGCGGAATCACCTTATGGCCTACCAGTCCGGCGAGGTGATCATACGTCATCTTGTCATGCCTAACCATCTCGAGTGTTGTACCTATCCGATCCTTGACTGGGTGGCGAAGAATATGCCCAATTGTCTTGTGAACATCATGGGGCAATATCGCCCGGAGCACAAGGTTCGTAGGTCCCCTCAGAAATATCCAGATATTGCCCGATTTGTTCGGCGTGAAGAAGTTCAGGCAGCACGGGATTATGCTACAGATCTTGGGATCTGCTGGAGTCCAGTGAGCTAA
- the eno gene encoding phosphopyruvate hydratase has translation MVKFEKIHAIEILDSRGNPTLMTKVYLSDGSIGVAKVPSGASTGVNEAVELRDGGNRYGGKGVLRAVENVNGPLFDAVRSVDPLDLHAVDAALIEADSSKSKSKLGANAILSISMATAIAAAQHLDMPLFKFIRTHVLKREEKYLQPVPLSNVINGGAHAGNDLAIQEFKILPVGASDIREAVRVLSEVYHTLGKNMIAKYGRMAKHVGDEGGFCGFGLKSTQDAFEEMVRAISDAGYSPGDDVVLGIDAAASGFYNDGTYSIDGKTLSAGELLDLYIDLEKTYPLKSVEDPFDEAAFSDFAEYTKKTKVQVITDDLTVSNPGIVRKAVEMKAGNALLLKVNQIGSVTEAIEAAKIANTADWPIVVSHRSGETGDTFIADLSVALSTGQIKTGAPARSDRVEKYNRLLEIYDILNGDCGYPGHDFRTAWRNY, from the coding sequence ATGGTAAAATTTGAAAAAATTCATGCAATTGAGATTCTGGACTCACGTGGAAACCCTACACTTATGACGAAGGTCTATCTCTCTGATGGTAGTATTGGTGTGGCAAAGGTACCTAGTGGTGCATCCACAGGTGTGAACGAGGCTGTTGAGCTTCGTGATGGTGGTAATCGATACGGTGGTAAGGGTGTTTTGCGAGCTGTTGAAAATGTGAATGGCCCCCTTTTTGATGCTGTAAGATCGGTTGACCCATTGGATTTGCACGCTGTAGATGCGGCTCTTATTGAGGCGGACTCGTCCAAGAGCAAGAGCAAACTTGGAGCAAATGCAATCCTCTCCATTTCAATGGCGACTGCAATTGCGGCCGCACAGCATCTGGATATGCCTTTGTTCAAGTTCATTCGGACCCACGTTCTCAAGAGAGAAGAAAAGTACCTGCAACCAGTTCCTCTGTCCAATGTGATTAATGGTGGGGCTCATGCTGGTAATGATCTTGCAATTCAGGAGTTCAAGATTTTGCCTGTGGGTGCCAGTGATATTCGAGAGGCTGTCCGCGTTCTCAGTGAAGTCTATCACACATTGGGAAAGAATATGATTGCAAAATACGGCCGCATGGCAAAACATGTCGGTGATGAGGGTGGTTTCTGTGGTTTTGGATTGAAGTCCACACAAGACGCCTTCGAGGAAATGGTACGTGCAATCAGCGACGCTGGTTACTCCCCTGGTGACGATGTTGTTCTTGGTATTGATGCAGCGGCAAGTGGGTTCTATAATGATGGGACCTATTCAATTGATGGTAAGACATTAAGCGCTGGCGAGCTGCTTGATCTTTACATTGACTTGGAGAAGACGTATCCTCTGAAGTCCGTTGAGGATCCATTCGATGAGGCTGCATTCTCTGACTTTGCTGAGTATACTAAGAAGACCAAGGTTCAGGTGATCACAGACGATCTCACTGTTTCCAATCCCGGTATTGTACGTAAAGCGGTTGAGATGAAGGCTGGTAATGCATTGCTTTTGAAGGTGAACCAGATTGGGAGTGTTACTGAGGCGATCGAGGCGGCAAAGATCGCAAACACTGCCGATTGGCCTATTGTCGTGAGCCACCGTAGTGGCGAGACTGGTGATACTTTCATTGCTGACCTCTCTGTGGCTCTGTCAACAGGCCAGATCAAGACTGGTGCTCCTGCACGGAGCGATAGGGTGGAGAAATACAATCGTCTTCTTGAGATCTACGATATCCTGAACGGTGATTGTGGCTATCCCGGCCATGATTTCAGAACTGCATGGAGGAACTACTAA